A window of the Gemmatirosa kalamazoonensis genome harbors these coding sequences:
- a CDS encoding YfhO family protein yields the protein MSSREDSPVAVRTTGSHPTEAAESTASAGRRAAARLAAERGSRGRIGDARLAAAEPPFPLGIAALVYAVATLLLGYQALGGGFLVNPMSDQYIAGYAFREFGASWLRQTGGFPLWNPYLFGGMPYVAAMHGDIFYPTFVLRMLMPTDAAMTWGFIIHVFLAGLFTYGFLRRVGLSFFPALVGGLAYMVGGNVAGLVSPGHDGKLYIAALLPLVLLFTYRAVRDARFWAYGALALTVTLAVLTPHPQLLQYLLLVCGAWAVFLAFSADATGARLDRRSAVIRLGGALGAVVLGLLGGAIQFAPVFQYAPWSPRAGGKGWEHAISYSMPPEELINTYLPQFSGLLERYTGRNVIHFHSEYIGAAVLVLAGLAFGAGAARRRLTLFWGITLLVAVLWALGGFTPFYHLVYALVPGTKYFRAPSTMLYVVQFATAMLAAIGTERALEGRAGTKYAIGWVVAGLVIAFLATSGALTNLAASVADPRLAPNAEANRGAVMLGGWRSFLAVAATVGVLLGVARGAIRASVAGWALAAIVALDLWSIERLYWRFSAPAAQLYATNPAIEYLSHLAEPGRVATLALQDGLPVAPHDPDLSGDGLMVHRVRQVEGYHGNELGRYQQLYGADTGQPQIVNPAFWRLTNLQFVLTNLAELPLEGATKVLGPVKDAAGSTVFLYRLPGSNPAAWVTPLGVKASDASTLATVLDPRFDAARVALFDSASTVATQPVPQQLPAALDLKVLFRRWDPGHISLELDRPAPAGASLVVSENYYPGWRARVDGRDASIARADYSLIGVPLPTGSRQIELTFDSPVYHTGKTITLVALAVAGLLTLAGLAVDRRRVRG from the coding sequence ATGTCCTCTCGCGAAGATTCCCCCGTCGCCGTCCGCACGACGGGGTCGCACCCGACCGAGGCCGCGGAGTCGACCGCCTCCGCCGGCCGACGTGCGGCGGCACGGCTCGCGGCCGAGCGGGGCAGCCGCGGCCGCATCGGCGACGCGCGCCTGGCCGCGGCCGAGCCGCCGTTCCCGCTCGGGATCGCGGCGCTCGTGTACGCGGTCGCGACGCTGCTCCTCGGCTACCAGGCGCTCGGCGGCGGGTTCCTCGTGAACCCGATGAGCGACCAGTACATCGCCGGGTACGCGTTCCGCGAGTTCGGGGCGAGCTGGCTGCGCCAGACGGGGGGATTCCCGCTCTGGAACCCATACCTGTTCGGCGGCATGCCATACGTCGCCGCGATGCACGGGGACATCTTCTATCCGACGTTCGTGCTGCGGATGCTGATGCCCACCGACGCGGCGATGACGTGGGGGTTCATCATCCACGTCTTCCTGGCGGGGCTCTTCACGTACGGCTTCCTGCGCCGCGTGGGGCTCAGCTTCTTCCCGGCGCTCGTCGGCGGGCTCGCGTACATGGTCGGCGGCAACGTCGCCGGTCTGGTCTCGCCGGGGCACGACGGAAAGCTCTACATCGCCGCGCTACTGCCGCTGGTGCTGCTGTTCACCTACCGGGCGGTGCGCGACGCGCGATTCTGGGCCTACGGCGCGCTCGCGCTCACGGTGACGCTGGCGGTGCTCACCCCGCACCCGCAGCTCCTGCAATACCTGCTGCTCGTCTGCGGCGCGTGGGCGGTCTTCCTCGCGTTCAGCGCCGACGCGACCGGCGCCCGTCTCGACCGTCGGTCCGCCGTGATCCGACTCGGCGGAGCGCTCGGCGCGGTGGTGCTCGGGCTGCTCGGCGGGGCGATCCAGTTCGCGCCGGTCTTCCAGTACGCCCCGTGGTCGCCGCGCGCGGGCGGGAAGGGGTGGGAGCACGCGATCTCGTACTCGATGCCGCCCGAGGAGCTGATCAACACCTATCTGCCGCAGTTCTCGGGGCTCCTGGAGCGGTACACGGGTCGGAACGTCATCCACTTCCACAGCGAGTACATCGGCGCAGCGGTGCTCGTCCTCGCCGGGCTCGCGTTCGGCGCGGGCGCCGCGCGGCGCCGCCTGACGCTGTTCTGGGGGATCACGCTCCTCGTCGCCGTGCTCTGGGCGCTCGGGGGCTTCACGCCGTTCTATCATCTGGTCTACGCGCTCGTCCCGGGCACGAAGTACTTCCGGGCGCCGAGCACCATGCTCTACGTCGTGCAGTTCGCGACCGCCATGCTGGCCGCGATCGGCACCGAGCGCGCGCTCGAGGGGCGCGCCGGCACCAAGTACGCCATCGGCTGGGTCGTCGCCGGGCTCGTGATCGCGTTCCTCGCGACGAGCGGCGCGCTCACGAACCTCGCGGCCTCGGTGGCCGATCCGCGACTCGCGCCGAACGCGGAGGCGAACCGGGGCGCCGTCATGCTCGGCGGCTGGCGGTCGTTCCTCGCGGTCGCCGCCACGGTCGGCGTCCTGCTCGGCGTCGCGCGGGGCGCGATCCGGGCGAGCGTCGCCGGATGGGCGCTCGCTGCCATCGTGGCACTCGACCTGTGGTCGATCGAGCGGCTCTACTGGCGGTTCTCGGCGCCCGCGGCGCAGCTCTACGCCACGAATCCCGCGATCGAGTACCTGAGCCACCTCGCGGAGCCCGGCCGCGTGGCGACGCTGGCGCTTCAGGACGGGCTGCCCGTCGCGCCGCACGACCCCGACCTCAGCGGCGACGGTCTGATGGTGCACCGCGTCCGGCAGGTCGAGGGCTACCACGGCAACGAGCTCGGTCGGTATCAGCAGCTCTACGGCGCCGATACCGGGCAGCCGCAGATCGTGAATCCCGCGTTCTGGCGGCTGACGAACCTGCAGTTCGTGCTCACGAACCTGGCCGAGCTGCCGCTCGAGGGCGCGACCAAGGTACTCGGTCCGGTGAAGGACGCGGCCGGATCGACGGTGTTCCTGTACCGCCTGCCGGGGAGCAATCCCGCGGCCTGGGTCACGCCGCTCGGCGTGAAGGCCTCGGACGCCAGCACCCTCGCCACGGTGCTCGACCCACGGTTCGACGCGGCTCGCGTCGCGCTGTTCGATTCGGCGTCAACCGTGGCCACGCAACCCGTGCCGCAGCAACTACCTGCGGCTCTCGACCTGAAGGTGCTGTTCAGGCGCTGGGACCCCGGCCACATCAGCCTGGAGCTCGATCGCCCGGCGCCGGCCGGCGCGTCGCTCGTCGTGTCGGAGAACTACTACCCGGGCTGGCGGGCGCGCGTCGACGGCCGTGACGCGTCCATCGCGCGCGCCGACTACAGTCTCATCGGCGTGCCGCTCCCGACCGGGAGTCGCCAGATCGAGCTGACGTTCGACAGTCCGGTCTACCACACTGGAAAGACGATCACGCTCGTCGCGCTGGCGGTCGCGG
- a CDS encoding lysylphosphatidylglycerol synthase domain-containing protein yields the protein MSGARRGLLRVLQVALVGAALWLAGREIAGHWGEFRGAAGAMRPSWMPLLGSAAAVLALYAVQIHAWRVIVSAWDARLPYWTAARIWCLSNLARFLPASPLFTTGTMGVLASRAGVSPVVAAGSALIGTVLNLGTGFVVVVVTGAGLLGALAPRLPPAAGPALAVAGGLALILLPLSIAPLVRVASRLLRRPVELPPLPLRVLAVAVTANVAAWFLYGLALRWLTLAFFPGSGSNLLAYLAVFTAAYLAGFLFVPVPAGIGIREAALMAGLPAARLVTAGEAAVVVVASRLLLTVLEALPGALFLLARQSPARPRSTS from the coding sequence GTGAGCGGGGCGCGGCGCGGTCTGCTGCGCGTCCTACAGGTCGCGCTGGTCGGCGCGGCGCTGTGGCTCGCCGGGCGCGAGATCGCGGGGCACTGGGGCGAGTTTCGCGGTGCCGCCGGCGCGATGCGGCCCTCGTGGATGCCGCTGCTCGGCTCCGCGGCCGCCGTGCTCGCGCTCTACGCCGTCCAGATCCACGCCTGGCGCGTGATCGTCTCGGCGTGGGACGCACGTCTTCCGTACTGGACGGCCGCCCGCATCTGGTGCCTGTCGAACCTCGCGCGGTTCCTGCCCGCGTCGCCGCTGTTCACCACCGGCACCATGGGCGTGCTCGCGAGCCGCGCCGGGGTCTCGCCGGTGGTCGCCGCGGGGTCGGCACTCATCGGAACGGTGCTCAACCTCGGCACCGGCTTCGTCGTCGTCGTGGTCACCGGCGCGGGGCTGCTCGGCGCGCTCGCGCCACGGTTGCCGCCCGCGGCGGGCCCCGCGCTCGCGGTCGCCGGCGGGCTCGCGCTCATCCTCCTGCCGCTGTCGATCGCGCCGCTCGTGCGGGTCGCGTCGCGGCTGCTCCGTCGTCCGGTCGAGCTGCCGCCGCTTCCGCTGCGGGTGCTCGCCGTGGCGGTGACGGCGAACGTCGCCGCATGGTTTCTGTACGGTCTCGCCCTGCGGTGGCTCACGCTGGCGTTCTTTCCCGGGTCGGGTAGCAACTTGCTGGCATACCTGGCAGTTTTCACGGCTGCTTATCTCGCCGGCTTCCTGTTCGTCCCGGTCCCTGCCGGCATCGGCATCCGCGAGGCGGCGCTCATGGCGGGCCTTCCCGCCGCGCGGCTGGTGACGGCGGGAGAGGCCGCGGTGGTGGTGGTGGCATCGCGACTCCTGCTCACGGTCCTCGAGGCGCTCCCGGGCGCCCTGTTTCTCCTCGCGCGGCAGTCGCCGGCGCGCCCACGCTCAACCTCCTGA
- a CDS encoding glycosyltransferase: MRVLFLTHNFPRHPGDVAGSFLLRLAHALRDQDVHVRVLAPGAEGLAARDVVDGVEVVRYRYAPRTFETLAYTGNMAADVGASWGARGALVGMLLAAARTTRRESRRERADVVHAHWWFPSGLSATMPGALGGLPLVVTSHGSDVRLARSTRPARPLVARVARRAAVWTFVSRWLRDEARAIAPIPDAEVIPMPVAAERFSPPDPSVPREGLLFVGRLNAQKGVADLVRAIARQRVEETVTIIGDGPERDMLRALAESLGVASRMRWVPTVKPDELPRYYARARALVIPSRGEGLGLVGVEAMLCETPVIAYASGGLTDVVRDGETGLLVEPGDLDALAAAMDRVAGDAPLARALGTRGRPDALAAFGAESVARRYREVYERAVASRRAAS; this comes from the coding sequence GTGCGCGTCCTCTTCCTCACGCACAACTTCCCGCGTCACCCGGGCGACGTCGCCGGCTCGTTCCTGCTGCGGCTCGCGCACGCGCTGCGCGATCAGGACGTCCACGTGCGCGTGCTCGCACCGGGCGCCGAGGGGCTCGCGGCGCGCGACGTCGTCGACGGCGTGGAGGTCGTGCGCTACCGCTACGCGCCGCGCACGTTCGAGACGCTCGCGTATACCGGCAACATGGCCGCCGACGTCGGTGCATCGTGGGGCGCCCGCGGCGCGCTCGTGGGGATGCTGCTCGCCGCCGCGCGCACCACGCGACGCGAATCGCGACGCGAGCGCGCGGACGTCGTCCACGCGCACTGGTGGTTCCCGTCGGGGCTCTCCGCGACGATGCCCGGTGCGCTCGGCGGCCTGCCGCTCGTCGTCACCAGCCACGGCTCGGACGTGCGGCTCGCCCGATCCACGCGCCCCGCGCGCCCGCTCGTCGCGCGCGTCGCGCGCCGCGCGGCGGTGTGGACGTTCGTCTCGCGCTGGCTGCGCGACGAGGCGCGCGCGATCGCGCCGATCCCCGACGCCGAGGTGATCCCGATGCCCGTCGCGGCGGAGCGGTTCTCGCCGCCCGATCCGTCCGTCCCTCGCGAAGGGCTTCTGTTCGTCGGTCGGCTGAACGCGCAGAAGGGCGTCGCGGATCTCGTGCGCGCGATCGCCCGGCAGCGCGTCGAGGAGACCGTGACGATCATCGGCGACGGGCCGGAGCGCGACATGCTGCGCGCGCTCGCCGAGTCGCTCGGGGTGGCGTCGCGCATGCGCTGGGTGCCGACGGTGAAGCCCGACGAACTGCCGCGCTACTACGCGCGTGCGCGGGCACTGGTGATCCCGTCGCGCGGAGAGGGACTCGGTCTCGTCGGCGTCGAGGCCATGCTCTGCGAGACGCCCGTCATCGCGTACGCGTCCGGCGGACTGACCGACGTCGTGCGTGACGGCGAGACAGGGCTGCTCGTGGAGCCCGGCGACCTCGACGCGCTCGCCGCGGCGATGGACCGCGTCGCCGGCGACGCCCCGCTGGCTCGGGCGTTAGGCACCCGTGGTCGGCCCGACGCGCTCGCGGCGTTCGGCGCGGAGTCGGTGGCGCGCCGGTACCGTGAGGTCTACGAGCGCGCCGTGGCGTCGCGGCGGGCCGCGTCGTGA
- a CDS encoding glycosyltransferase, translated as MSPPYASDVDPVPDRVDVSVLVPAKDESENLPLFMEQAEETFGRHPDIRFEVVVVDDGSRDDSWAVLDRLRARYPFLRVARHRTRRGIADALRTGFQHARGDVLVFYPADLQFKPEDIPRLVTPILAGESDMVTGYKQGHYEKAFVSRIYNGLSRSLFDVPVRDLNSVKAYRREIMAGLPLRPDWHRYMIVLAASQGYTVSEVPVPLYPRHAGRSKFGIGRIPVGVLDMLAVWFELRFGRKPLLLFGMLGFALFVLGSLAGVGALLRLLVTGQGQRWVWTVIQTSVILGGLFFTTGLLGEMIAGQRAEIAELRRELDEARDRRDGRQPRDPR; from the coding sequence GTGAGTCCCCCCTACGCCTCCGACGTCGACCCCGTCCCAGACCGGGTCGACGTCAGCGTACTGGTGCCCGCGAAGGACGAGTCGGAGAATCTCCCGCTGTTCATGGAGCAGGCGGAGGAGACGTTCGGCCGCCACCCCGACATCCGCTTCGAGGTCGTCGTCGTCGACGATGGGTCGCGCGACGATTCGTGGGCCGTGTTGGACAGGCTGCGCGCGCGCTATCCCTTTCTGCGCGTCGCACGCCATCGCACGCGGCGCGGCATCGCCGACGCGCTGCGCACCGGCTTCCAGCACGCGCGCGGCGACGTGCTGGTGTTCTATCCGGCCGACCTGCAGTTCAAGCCCGAGGACATCCCGCGTCTCGTGACGCCGATCCTCGCCGGCGAGAGCGACATGGTCACCGGCTACAAGCAGGGGCACTACGAGAAAGCGTTCGTCTCGCGGATCTACAACGGGCTGAGTCGGTCGCTGTTCGACGTGCCGGTGCGCGACCTGAACAGCGTGAAGGCATACCGCCGCGAGATCATGGCCGGGCTGCCGCTTCGCCCGGACTGGCACCGCTACATGATCGTGCTCGCGGCGTCGCAGGGCTACACGGTGTCCGAGGTGCCGGTGCCGCTGTACCCGCGTCACGCGGGCCGCTCGAAGTTCGGCATCGGACGCATTCCGGTGGGCGTGCTCGACATGCTCGCGGTGTGGTTCGAGCTGCGCTTCGGCCGCAAGCCGCTGCTGCTGTTCGGCATGCTCGGCTTCGCGCTGTTCGTGCTCGGCTCTCTCGCCGGCGTCGGCGCGCTGCTTCGGCTGCTCGTCACCGGGCAGGGGCAGCGGTGGGTATGGACGGTGATCCAGACGTCGGTGATCCTCGGCGGTCTGTTCTTCACGACGGGTCTGCTCGGCGAGATGATCGCCGGTCAGCGCGCCGAGATCGCGGAGCTGCGGCGCGAGCTCGACGAAGCGCGCGACCGCCGGGACGGGCGCCAGCCGCGCGATCCGCGCTGA
- the rpoN gene encoding RNA polymerase factor sigma-54, whose protein sequence is MKAGLNQSTQLKQELKINPRLYQAMDLLYMPLLDLQQHLKQELLNNPFLDMVEPDEDEEEEGAETTETSAEEQKEKKEEDENEIDWENILLDGFDAGGRREEHEEKEYYEPVTVAERDLGDHLRDQIQLLDLNPRQLMLADEFLGNINEDGYLDCSLEDILAGINDVIRQTAEEMDRDPDEAPYYAPQEAEEMLRVVQSLDPAGVGARDLRECLMLQLKDAGLEHSVPYRLVRDCFEELIAHRWSEISKRFGISPADVQRAADEIAKLDPKPGLLYSSAGDNYIIPDLIVEKIDGKYHVFLNDANLPRLKLSKAYQEIARDKKKFEGESKEFISNKLNSANWMIQAIEQRRQTMLKVMNYIVDRQRDFFEKGVQYLKPLTLREVAEVINMHESTVSRVTNEKFVQTPRGVLPLKFFFSSGLSTTDGEDVSARGIKDQIQKLVQNEDPKHPLTDQAIVNILKQNGVNIARRTVAKYRDQLGVLSARMRKRV, encoded by the coding sequence ATGAAGGCCGGTCTCAATCAGAGCACGCAGCTCAAGCAGGAGCTCAAGATCAATCCACGCCTCTATCAGGCGATGGATCTGCTCTACATGCCCCTGCTCGACCTCCAGCAGCACCTCAAGCAGGAGCTCCTCAACAATCCGTTCCTCGACATGGTCGAGCCGGACGAGGACGAGGAGGAAGAGGGCGCCGAGACCACGGAGACCTCGGCGGAGGAGCAGAAGGAGAAGAAGGAGGAGGACGAGAACGAGATCGACTGGGAGAACATCCTGCTCGATGGCTTCGACGCCGGTGGCCGGCGCGAGGAGCACGAGGAGAAGGAGTACTACGAGCCGGTCACCGTCGCCGAGCGCGACCTCGGCGACCACCTGCGCGATCAGATCCAGCTGCTCGACCTGAACCCGCGGCAGCTCATGCTCGCCGACGAGTTCCTCGGCAACATCAACGAGGACGGGTACCTCGACTGCTCGCTCGAGGACATCCTCGCCGGGATCAACGACGTCATCCGCCAGACGGCGGAGGAGATGGACCGCGACCCCGACGAGGCGCCGTACTACGCGCCGCAGGAAGCGGAGGAGATGCTCCGCGTCGTGCAGAGCCTCGACCCCGCGGGCGTCGGCGCGCGCGACCTGCGCGAGTGCCTCATGCTGCAGCTCAAGGACGCGGGACTCGAGCACAGCGTGCCGTATCGGCTCGTGCGCGACTGCTTCGAGGAGCTCATCGCGCACCGGTGGAGCGAGATCTCCAAGCGCTTCGGCATCAGCCCCGCCGACGTGCAGCGCGCGGCCGACGAGATCGCGAAGCTCGACCCGAAGCCGGGCCTTCTCTACAGCTCCGCGGGCGACAACTACATCATCCCCGATCTCATCGTCGAGAAGATCGACGGCAAGTATCACGTCTTCCTGAACGATGCGAACCTGCCGCGCCTCAAGCTGTCGAAGGCGTATCAGGAGATCGCGCGCGACAAGAAGAAGTTCGAGGGAGAGAGCAAGGAGTTCATCTCCAACAAGCTCAACTCCGCGAACTGGATGATCCAGGCGATCGAGCAGCGCCGGCAGACGATGCTGAAGGTCATGAACTACATCGTCGACCGGCAGCGCGACTTCTTCGAGAAGGGCGTGCAGTACCTCAAGCCGCTCACACTGCGCGAGGTCGCGGAAGTCATCAACATGCACGAGAGCACGGTGAGCCGGGTGACGAACGAGAAGTTCGTGCAGACGCCGCGCGGCGTGCTCCCGCTCAAGTTCTTCTTCTCGTCCGGTCTCTCCACGACCGACGGCGAGGACGTCTCGGCGCGCGGCATCAAGGACCAGATCCAGAAGCTGGTCCAGAACGAGGATCCCAAGCATCCGCTCACCGACCAGGCGATCGTCAACATCCTGAAGCAGAACGGGGTGAACATCGCGCGGCGCACCGTCGCGAAGTACCGCGACCAGCTGGGAGTCCTCTCCGCCCGCATGCGCAAGCGGGTATGA
- the lptB gene encoding LPS export ABC transporter ATP-binding protein — translation MLEAQGLVKIYRRRHVVEDVALRLQQGEIVGLLGPNGAGKTTTFYMIVGLIAPNAGRILLDGEDVTSMPMYRRARRGVGYLSQEPSIFRKLSVEDNILAILETLPISRREREERLEALLDELKIKHLRDSKAYQLSGGERRRLEITRALVTRPKFMMLDEPFAGVDPIAVHDIQTIVADLRHRNIGVLISDHNVEQTLDIVDRAYIMFDGQVKVSGPVRDLVYDDTVAEIYLGPTLTARLRERFASNERQQG, via the coding sequence GTGCTGGAGGCGCAGGGGCTCGTGAAGATCTATCGGCGGCGTCACGTCGTCGAGGACGTGGCCCTCCGATTGCAACAGGGGGAGATCGTCGGACTGCTGGGCCCGAATGGCGCCGGGAAGACGACGACCTTCTACATGATCGTCGGGCTGATCGCGCCGAACGCGGGGCGCATCCTGTTGGACGGCGAGGACGTCACCTCCATGCCGATGTACCGGCGCGCGCGCCGCGGCGTCGGGTACCTTTCACAGGAGCCGTCGATCTTCCGCAAGCTGTCGGTCGAGGACAACATCCTCGCGATCCTCGAGACGCTGCCGATCTCACGACGCGAGCGCGAGGAGCGGCTCGAGGCGCTGCTCGACGAGCTGAAGATCAAGCATCTGCGGGACAGCAAGGCCTACCAGCTCTCTGGCGGCGAGCGGCGGCGGCTGGAGATCACGCGGGCGCTGGTGACGCGGCCGAAGTTCATGATGCTGGACGAGCCGTTCGCCGGCGTCGATCCCATCGCGGTGCACGACATCCAGACCATCGTGGCCGACCTGCGGCACCGCAACATCGGCGTCCTGATCAGCGACCACAACGTCGAGCAGACGCTCGACATCGTGGACCGCGCGTACATTATGTTCGACGGCCAGGTGAAGGTGAGCGGCCCCGTGCGCGATCTCGTGTACGACGACACGGTGGCCGAGATCTACCTCGGTCCGACCCTCACGGCGCGGCTGCGAGAGCGGTTCGCGTCGAACGAACGACAGCAGGGATAA
- the lptC gene encoding LPS export ABC transporter periplasmic protein LptC, with protein sequence MHARRRTILLVTLLATAAACKDKNTPTLATKRSALGDSADQVMFGLRHALTTAGVRRGELQADTAFFYDDMNRMELRKVNTIFFDRNGVKNATMSAKQGTYDVRTQKLDGRGDVVVTSEDGRKLKSPHLVYDRTLNQISSDTAFTYTSPGRNFSGIGFRSDPQLTNVTVLSGAKGGTVLPAGGLTRKPKP encoded by the coding sequence ATGCACGCACGACGTCGCACGATCCTTCTCGTCACGCTGCTCGCCACCGCGGCGGCGTGCAAGGACAAGAACACCCCCACGCTCGCCACGAAGCGTTCCGCGCTCGGCGACTCCGCAGACCAGGTCATGTTCGGGCTCCGTCACGCGCTCACCACCGCCGGCGTGCGCCGCGGCGAGCTGCAAGCGGACACCGCGTTCTTCTACGACGACATGAACCGGATGGAGCTGCGGAAGGTCAACACGATCTTCTTCGACCGGAACGGCGTGAAGAACGCGACGATGTCGGCCAAGCAGGGGACGTACGACGTACGGACGCAGAAGCTCGACGGCCGCGGCGACGTGGTCGTGACGAGCGAGGACGGGCGGAAGCTGAAGTCGCCGCATCTCGTGTACGACCGCACGCTGAATCAGATCTCGAGCGACACCGCGTTCACGTACACGTCGCCGGGACGCAACTTCTCGGGCATCGGCTTCCGCTCCGATCCGCAGCTGACGAACGTGACGGTGCTCAGCGGCGCGAAGGGAGGCACCGTGCTGCCCGCCGGCGGCCTGACGCGCAAGCCGAAGCCATGA
- a CDS encoding KpsF/GutQ family sugar-phosphate isomerase, with protein MERDAIDGVERRLDHAFARAVELIATSPGRVIVAGVGKSGLIARKIAATLTSTGTPAAFLHPVESVHGDLGIVGPSDVAILLSKSGETEELLPLLGQLERFGVRTIAITGNVASSLGRHADVVLDAWVREEACPHDLAPTTSTTAALALGDALSVALLEVKGFRREDFARLHPGGSLGRKLLVRVDDVMIEQPLPLLAPTDTVRAAVVTLARQRGIAAVVDADRRLLGVFTTGDLTRLLQRDDASMDESVEAVMTRGGKSARPEELGSQAVYRMEQHGIIAMPVVDDASRVVGVVHLHDLMRAGAA; from the coding sequence ATGGAGCGCGACGCGATCGACGGCGTGGAGCGGCGCCTCGACCACGCGTTCGCGCGCGCGGTGGAGCTCATCGCGACGTCGCCGGGCCGCGTGATCGTCGCGGGCGTGGGCAAATCCGGCCTGATCGCGCGCAAGATCGCGGCGACGCTCACGTCCACCGGCACGCCGGCGGCGTTCCTGCACCCGGTGGAGAGTGTGCACGGCGACCTCGGGATCGTGGGCCCGTCCGACGTCGCGATCCTGCTCTCGAAGAGCGGCGAGACGGAGGAGCTGCTGCCGCTGCTCGGGCAGCTCGAGCGCTTCGGCGTGCGCACCATCGCGATCACCGGCAACGTCGCGTCGTCGCTCGGCCGACACGCCGACGTGGTGCTCGACGCGTGGGTGCGTGAGGAAGCATGCCCGCACGACCTCGCGCCGACCACCAGCACCACCGCGGCGCTCGCGCTCGGCGACGCGCTGTCCGTCGCACTGCTCGAGGTGAAGGGCTTCCGCCGCGAGGACTTCGCGCGCCTCCACCCGGGTGGGTCGCTCGGTCGCAAGCTGCTCGTCCGCGTGGACGACGTCATGATCGAGCAGCCGCTCCCGCTGCTCGCGCCGACGGACACGGTGCGCGCGGCGGTGGTGACGCTCGCCCGGCAACGCGGGATCGCCGCGGTCGTCGACGCGGATCGGCGCCTGCTCGGCGTGTTCACCACCGGCGACCTCACGCGCCTGCTCCAGCGGGACGACGCGTCGATGGATGAATCCGTCGAGGCGGTGATGACGCGAGGTGGGAAGTCCGCCCGTCCGGAGGAACTCGGCAGCCAGGCGGTGTACCGCATGGAGCAGCACGGCATCATCGCGATGCCCGTCGTCGACGACGCGAGCCGGGTCGTCGGCGTCGTCCATCTCCACGATCTCATGCGGGCCGGCGCCGCGTGA
- a CDS encoding KdsC family phosphatase, which produces MTAFPPLLGGNGTTTSARAPVFPADLARRIRWVGFDVDGVLTDGGIYLGDVVGRRLEFKRYDIQDGLGILMLRMAGIRTGIVTGRVSESVRLRAEELGVDDLVQDARAMKLRAIRRIGEEHGIGLDEMAYLGDDLPDVAVLRAVGLPVVVANATDDAWREARRFTLTRGGGRGAVREFAELLLKARGEWDAIVERYVSSRAMDVEPEGVVP; this is translated from the coding sequence ATGACGGCCTTCCCCCCGCTGCTCGGTGGCAACGGCACGACGACGTCCGCGCGCGCGCCGGTGTTCCCCGCGGATCTCGCGCGCCGGATCCGGTGGGTGGGCTTCGACGTGGACGGCGTGCTCACCGACGGCGGCATCTACCTCGGCGACGTCGTGGGGCGCCGCCTGGAGTTCAAGCGCTACGACATCCAGGACGGACTCGGCATCCTCATGCTGCGCATGGCCGGCATCCGCACCGGGATCGTCACCGGTCGCGTGTCGGAGAGCGTCAGGCTGCGCGCCGAGGAGCTGGGCGTCGACGATCTGGTGCAGGACGCGCGGGCGATGAAGCTGCGCGCCATCCGCCGCATCGGCGAGGAGCACGGCATCGGCCTCGACGAGATGGCGTACCTGGGTGACGACCTGCCGGACGTCGCCGTGCTGCGCGCCGTCGGTCTGCCCGTCGTCGTCGCGAATGCCACCGACGACGCGTGGCGCGAGGCGCGTCGCTTCACGCTCACACGCGGCGGTGGGCGCGGCGCGGTGCGCGAGTTCGCCGAGCTGCTGCTGAAGGCCCGCGGCGAGTGGGACGCCATCGTCGAGCGCTACGTATCGAGTCGCGCGATGGACGTCGAGCCCGAGGGCGTGGTGCCGTGA